The following are from one region of the Nicotiana tabacum cultivar K326 chromosome 3, ASM71507v2, whole genome shotgun sequence genome:
- the LOC107768653 gene encoding LRR receptor-like serine/threonine-protein kinase GHR1, producing MKLIRYLILVLCFGSAMGQLPSQDILTLLEFRKGIKHDPTGYVLQSWNEESIDFNGCPSSWNGIMCNGGNVAAVVLDNLGLSADADLSVFANLTMLVKLSMANNSIAGKMPNKIGEFKSLEYLDISNNLFTSSLPPEIGKVGSLKNLSLAGNNFSGPIPDTISELMSIESLDLSHNFLSGPLPSSLTQLNNLVYLNLSLNGFTKKIPKGFELMANLDVLDLHGNMLDGTLDPEFLMFTTATYVDLSGNLLVSSTSQQQKFLPGISESVKYLSLSHNQLTGSLVSGGEAQAFGNLKVLDLSYNQLSGELPGFNFVYDLQVLKLSNNRFSGFVPNDLLKGDSLVLTEMDLSGNNLTGSISMITSTTLRVLNLSSNALSGELPMVTGSTAVLDLSKNQLDGNLTRMQKWGNVEFLDLSQNRLTGNIPEVTAQFLRLNHLNLSHNTLTGTLPKVITQFPKITVLDLSFNQLDGPLLTSLLTLPTIEELHLQNNALVESIDFPAPSATPNLRVLDLSHNQLAGYFPDEFGSLTALQVLDIAGNNFSGSLPTSIGQVSALTSLDISQNHFTGPLPKNLPNGLQSFNASLNDLSGVVPENLRKFPLSSFYPGNSGLQFPNPPSGSGQASAENQKTRSLKTIIKVVIIVACVIALIILVLLAIFIYYIRASRKPHPQVTKKDVHHQSPSHPSGFSSREGTGGVVVSAEDLMTSRKGSSEIISPDEKMAAITGFSPSKGSHFSWSPESGDSYIAENFARLDVRSPDRLAGELYFLDDTISFTPEELSRAPAEVLGRSSHGTSYRATLENGLLLTVKWLREGVAKQRKDFAKEAKKFANIRHPNVVGLRGYYWGPTQHEKLILSDYISPGSLASFLYDRPGRKGPPLTWPQRLKISVDVARGLNYLHFDREVPHGNLKATNILLDGPDLNARVADYCLHRLMTQAGTIEQILDAGVLGYRAPELASSKKPLPSFKSDVYAFGVILLELLSGKCAGDVVSGEDGGVDLTDWVRLKVAEGCGSDCFDSMLSAEIGNPAMEKQMKEVLGIAVRCIRSVSERPGIKTIYEDLSSI from the exons ATGAAGCTAATTAGGTACTTGATACTTGTGCTTTGTTTTGGTTCTGCTATGGGGCAGCTTCCTTCTCAGGACATTTTGACCCTTCTTGAGTTCAGGAAGGGTATAAAACATGATCCCACGGGTTATGTACTTCAGTCATGGAATGAGGAGTCGATTGATTTTAACGGTTGCCCTTCATCTTGGAACGGTATAATGTGCAATGGTGGTAATGTTGCAGCTGTTGTCCTTGATAACTTAGGTTTATCTGCTGATGCAGATTTGAGTGTGTTTGCTAACCTCACAATGCTTGTGAAACTCTCTATGGCTAACAATTCAATTGCTGGAAAAATGCCAAACAAAATTGGTGAATTCAAGAGCCTTGAGTATCTGGATATTTCAAACAATCTATTCACCTCCTCTTTACCACCAGAGATTGGAAAAGTAGGAAGCTTAAAGAATCTGTCATTAGCTGGGAACAACTTCTCTGGCCCAATCCCGGATACTATTTCAGAGCTCATGTCAATTGAATCTTTGGATTTGAGCCACAACTTTCTTTCTGGGCCACTTCCTTCATCTTTGACCCAGTTAAATAATTTGGTATACCTCAATCTATCTCTTAATGGATTTACAAAGAAAATCCCAAAAGGATTTGAGCTAATGGCTAACCTTGACGTTCTTGACTTGCATGGAAATATGCTTGATGGTACTTTGGATCCAGAGTTCTTAATGTTTACTACTGCTACTTATGTTGACTTAAGTGGAAATTTACTTGTCAGTTCTACCTCTCAACAGCAGAAATTTCTGCCGGGCATATCGGAGTCGGTAAAATACTTGAGTCTTAGCCATAATCAACTTACTGGGTCACTAGTAAGTGGCGGTGAAGCTCAGGCATTTGGGAACTTGAAAGTTCTGGATTTGAGCTACAATCAGCTGTCGGGGGAATTACCTGGCTTCAATTTTGTTTATGATCTTCAGGTCCTTAAGCTCAGCAACAATAGATTTTCCGGGTTCGTCCCAAATGATCTTTTGAAAGGAGATTCTTTGGTTCTCACAGAAATGGATTTAAGTGGAAACAACCTCACAG GGTCAATAAGCATGATTACATCAACAACATTGCGTGTCCTTAACTTATCCTCCAATGCTCTTTCCGGTGAACTTCCAATGGTGACAGGAAGTACTGCAGTACTTGATCTCTCAAAGAACCAGTTAGATGGAAATCTAACTAGAATGCAGAAATGGGGGAATGTTGAATTTCTTGACCTCAGCCAAAACCGATTGACTGGAAACATTCCTGAGGTTACAGCACAGTTTCTGCGATTAAATCACCTAAACCTTTCTCACAATACCCTTACTGGAACTCTCCCAAAGGTTATCACACAGTTTCCTAAGATCACAGTCCTTGATCTCAGTTTCAACCAGTTGGATGGGCCTCTTCTCACTTCTCTGCTGACATTACCCACTATTGAAGAACTTCACCTACAAAACAATGCACTTGTTGAAAGTATTGATTTCCCTGCCCCCTCTGCTACTCCCAACCTCCGAGTTCTTGATCTTTCTCATAATCAGCTTGCTGGTTATTTTCCTGATGAGTTTGGCTCGTTGACCGCGCTTCAAGTACTTGATATAGCTGGAAATAATTTCTCTGGATCTCTGCCTACTTCGATTGGTCAAGTTAGTGCACTTACTTCTCTTGACATTTCGCAGAATCATTTTACTGGTCCACTGCCAAAGAATCTGCCTAATGGCCTCCAAAGCTTTAATGCATCACTCAATGACTTATCTGGTGTTGTTcctgaaaatttgagaaaatttcCGTTATCATCTTTCTATCCTGGAAACTCTGGACTTCAATTTCCAAATCCTCCATCAGGATCTGGCCAAGCTTCAGCAGAAAACCAGAAAACCAGATCACTTAAGACTATCATCAAGGTGGTAATAATAGTTGCTTGTGTAATTGCTCttattattttggtgttactaGCCATTTTCATTTACTATATACGAGCGTCAAGGAAGCCTCATCCTCAAGTTACTAAAAAGGATGTTCATCACCAATCCCCATCACATCCTTCTGGCTTTAGTAGTAGGGAGGGTACAGGTGGTGTAGTCGTTTCAGCTGAAGACCTTATGACTTCACGAAAAGGATCATCAGAAATAATTAGTCCAGATGAGAAAATGGCTGCTATAACTGGTTTCTCCCCTTCGAAAGGTAGCCATTTCTCATGGTCACCAGAGTCTGGAGATTCGTATATTGCAGAAAACTTTGCAAGGTTAGATGTGAGGTCTCCAGATCGTCTTGCTGGAGAGCTGTACTTCCTTGATGATACAATCTCTTTTACACCCGAGGAACTATCTAGGGCTCCGGCTGAAGTCCTAGGCAGAAGCAGCCATGGTACATCTTACAGGGCAACGCTAGAGAACGGGTTGCTCCTGACTGTGAAATGGTTGAGAGAAGGAGTGGCAAAGCAGCGAAAGGATTTTGCAAAGGAGGCAAAAAAGTTTGCCAATATAAGGCATCCTAATGTAGTAGGATTAAGAGGTTACTACTGGGGTCCCACACAGCATGAGAAGCTCATTCTTTCGGATTATATATCTCCTGGAAGTCTTGCAAGTTTCCTCTATG ATCGACCGGGTAGAAAAGGCCCACCACTAACCTGGCCCCAAAGACTCAAAATATCAGTTGATGTTGCACGTGGTCTGAACTACCTCCATTTTGATCGTGAGGTGCCACATGGAAACCTTAAGGCAACCAACATCTTGTTGGATGGGCCAGACCTTAATGCACGAGTTGCGGATTACTGCCTTCACCGCCTCATGACTCAAGCCGGCACAATAGAACAGATTCTTGATGCTGGAGTGTTGGGTTATCGTGCCCCTGAGTTGGCTTCGTCGAAGAAGCCACTGCCTTCCTTCAAATCAGATGTATATGCTTTTGGAGTTATTTTGCTGGAGCTGCTAAGTGGGAAGTGTGCAGGTGATGTTGTCTCTGGCGAAGATGGTGGAGTAGACTTAACTGACTGGGTAAGGTTGAAGGTGGCAGAAGGTTGTGGCTCGGATTGTTTTGACAGTATGTTGTCGGCCGAGATCGGAAATCCAGCAATGGAGAAGCAAATGAAGGAGGTTCTTGGGATAGCTGTTCGATGCATTCGTTCTGTATCTGAGAGGCCAGGTATCAAGACTATATATGAGGACCTTTCATCTATATAG
- the LOC107768654 gene encoding pentatricopeptide repeat-containing protein At2g01860-like translates to MLSRSCCMFSTTHETLPWSSSTHPISQSCSTSTAASGTPSSSLGRRGEIVVFMAVCSNRTNHRKLPKNLSNPRRSKLPPDMDYSFKRILYEDADEITQQPTIDTFTTADEEIDEELEVEVEETIWESDEMEAISSLFKGRIPQKPGKLNRERPLPLPLPYKIRPLGLPTPKRFSNVSRQSISKQVYKNPTFLIGLAKEIQSLSTEENVSKVLSKWGPFLRKGSLSLTIRELGYLGLPERALQTFCWVKKQPHLFPDDHVLASTIEVLAGSNELKVPFDLDKFTGLASRSVYEAMLRGFIKGGSLKLALKLLSIAKGCNRVLGTGVYAKLILELGKDPDKSTLVLALLEELAVRDDLDLTPQDCTAIMKICIRLGRFEIVEGLYDWFRKSGGNPSVVMYTTLIHCRYSANKYREALAMLWEMEASNCLFDLPAYRVVIKLFVGLNDVPRAIRYFSKLKEAGFRPTFDIYCSLIKIYMASGRLAKCEDIRKEAEMAGFRLNEHTMSKLQQ, encoded by the coding sequence ATGCTCAGCCGGAGTTGTTGCATGTTTTCGACCACCCATGAGACCCTTCCTTGGTCTTCATCTACACATCCCATCTCACAGAGTTGTAGTACCAGTACAGCTGCTTCTGGAACACCTTCTTCAAGTCTTGGAAGAAGAGGGGAAATAGTTGTTTTTATGGCTGTTTGTAGTAACAGAACTAACCACAGAAAACTCCCAAAGAACCTCAGCAATCCTCGACGATCCAAGCTTCCACCTGACATGGACTATAGCTTCAAAAGGATCTTGTACGAGGATGCTGACGAGATTACCCAGCAGCCAACTATTGACACTTTCACTACTGCTGATGAGGAAATTGATGAAGAATTGGAAGTGGAAGTAGAAGAGACTATATGGGAGTCGGATGAGATGGAAGCAATTTCATCTCTTTTCAAAGGGAGGATCCCTCAGAAACCCGGTAAATTGAATAGAGAaaggcctctgcctctgccccttCCTTACAAGATTCGACCTTTAGGACTTCCTACACCAAAAAGATTCTCAAATGTTTCAAGGCAATCCATATCAAAGCAAGTGTACAAGAATCCCACTTTCTTGATTGGTTTGGCCAAAGAAATTCAGAGCCTCTCAACAGAAGAAAATGTATCAAAGGTTCTCAGTAAGTGGGGTCCATTTCTTCGAAAAGGATCATTATCGTTGACAATCCGAGAGTTGGGTTACTTGGGCCTTCCTGAGAGAGCTCTGCAAACATTCTGTTGGGTGAAAAAACAACCCCATCTTTTCCCGGATGATCACGTTCTTGCTTCTACAATTGAAGTTTTGGCAGGGTCAAACGAGTTAAAAGTGCCTTTTGATTTGGATAAGTTCACTGGCTTGGCTAGTCGGAGTGTGTATGAAGCAATGTTAAGGGGTTTCATCAAAGGAGGAAGCCTGAAGCTTGCATTGAAGCTTCTCTCAATAGCTAAGGGATGTAATAGAGTGCTTGGTACTGGGGTGTATGCTAAGCTAATattggagcttggtaaggatccTGATAAAAGCACACTTGTCTTGGCATTGTTAGAGGAGCTTGCTGTGCGAGATGATCTGGATTTGACTCCACAAGACTGTACAGCTATTATGAAAATTTGCATTAGGCTGGGAAGATTCGAGATTGTGGAGGGACTATATGATTGGTTCAGGAAATCTGGTGGCAATCCAAGTGTAGTTATGTATACTACTCTGATTCACTGTCGTTATTCAGCAAACAAATATAGGGAGGCGTTAGCCATGCTATGGGAAATGGAGGCTTCAAATTGCCTTTTTGATCTTCCAGCTTATCGTGTAGTGATTAAGCTCTTTGTTGGTTTGAACGATGTCCCAAGGGCTATACGCTATTTCTCTAAACTTAAGGAAGCAGGTTTTCGTCCAACATTTGATATATACTGCAGCTTGATTAAAATTTATATGGCTTCTGGAAGGCTGGCCAAGTGTGAAGATATCCGCAAGGAGGCAGAGATGGCTGGATTCAGGTTGAACGAACATACAATGTCAAAGTTGCAACAGTAA
- the LOC107768655 gene encoding UDP-glycosyltransferase 91C1-like, with amino-acid sequence MENERKPLHVVMFPWLAMGHIIPFFHLSKWLAQRGHKVTFISTPKNIERLDKVPSDIAHLLNIISIPLPKVENLPDHAESSMDIPYQKAQFLKIAFDLLETPLITFLENSSNPKPDWIVYDYASHWLPQRARDLGVSCAFFSLFTAATMAFFGPPQVLLNDERSIPEDYTIVPNWIPFETDVKYRLHEIKKNFEAPADESGTSDGARFGGSIDGSDVVLFRTCVEFEPEWFNLVSELFQKPVISIGVLPPSIEDLGRGSNDTTWLSIKKWLDMQNQNSVVYVALGTEATLSQKELNELALGLEKCGLPFFWVIRNQPRMNQEESQMLPNGYEERVKNRGVIYRGWVPQTKILSHSSIGGFLTHCGWNSVIEALCFGWVLIMFPVMNDQGLNTRLLQGKGVGVEIPRNENDGLFTSESVAETVKFAVVSEEGETLRANARQMRGLFGDSNRNRSLIDDCIGYLMENRGRKHSS; translated from the coding sequence ATGGAGAATGAGAGAAAACCTCTTCACGTAGTTATGTTCCCATGGTTAGCCATGGGACATATTATACCTTTTTTCCATTTATCAAAATGGTTAGCACAAAGAGGCCATAAAGTTACCTTCATTTCCACTCCAAAAAACATTGAGAGATTAGATAAGGTTCCCTCTGATATTGCTCACCTGCTAAATATTATTAGCATTCCTTTGCCTAAAGTCGAAAACTTACCAGATCATGCTGAATCCTCAATGGACATACCTTATCAAAAAGCTCAGTTCTTGAAAATTGCTTTTGATTTGCTCGAAACCCCGCTAATCACTTTTCTTGAAAATTCATCAAACCCAAAACCAGATTGGATTGTTTATGACTATGCATCTCACTGGCTACCTCAACGTGCACGCGACTTAGGCGTCTCGTGTGCTTTCTTTAGTCTGTTTACAGCTGCAACTATGGCCTTTTTTGGACCTCCTCAGGTTTTGCTTAATGATGAAAGGTCAATACCTGAGGATTATACAATTGTTCCGAATTGGATTCCTTTCGAAACAGACGTTAAATATCGGCTGCACGAGATAAAGAAGAACTTTGAAGCACCAGCTGATGAGTCAGGTACATCTGATGGAGCCAGATTTGGTGGTTCAATAGATGGAAGTGATGTTGTGTTGTTTAGAACTTGTGTTGAGTTTGAACCTGAATGGTTCAACTTAGTTTCTGAGCTTTTTCAGAAACCTGTTATCTCAATTGGTGTTCTTCCTCCATCTATAGAAGATTTGGGCCGCGGCAGCAATGATACAACATGGCTAAGTATCAAAAAATGGCTAGATATGCAAAACCAAAATTCTGTGGTGTATGTTGCACTTGGAACTGAAGCAACATTGAGTCAAAAAGAGCTGAATGAGTTAGCTCTAGGGTTAGAAAAGTGTGGATTGCCTTTCTTTTGGGTAATAAGGAATCAGCCAAGAATGAATCAAGAAGAGTCACAAATGCTTCCTAATGGTTATGAAGAGAGAGTTAAAAACAGAGGTGTAATTTATAGAGGTTGGGTTCCACAGACAAAGATATTAAGTCATTCATCTATAGGGGGATTCTTGACTCACTGTGGATGGAATTCGGTCATAGAAGCGCTTTGTTTCGGGTGGGTTTTGATTATGTTTCCAGTGATGAATGACCAAGGTTTGAATACTAGGTTGTTGCAAGGTAAAGGGGTTGGTGTAGAGATACCAAGAAATGAAAATGATGGATTGTTTACTAGTGAATCAGTGGCTGAAACTGTCAAGTTTGCAGTGGTGAGTGAAGAGGGAGAGACATTGAGAGCCAATGCAAGACAAATGAGAGGTTTGTTTGGAGATAGCAATAGAAATAGAAGTCTTATTGATGATTGCATTGGTTATTTGATGGAAAATAGGGGACGCAAGCATTCAAGCTGA